The sequence tataaaacataaacaatACAATCAATTAATTCATGAATCAattgtataattattattaattgtcaATTGACAGGGCCAAGGACAATATTCCAAACGCCATTTCATATTTGCGATCTCCTGCACGCTTTCATGTCACAATTGTtttgagatgattttttttgtccgtgtgcgaataaaaatcaaaaatatgaaaacgctttgaaaaaaaaaaacgaaggtcGTCATGGCgacgtgtttgttttttgcttaacACAAACTAGGATTTCGTTCCAGTTTTGAAAGATGGAAAGCAAAAAGTTGCACATCAACATCATTAGgtcacggcggccattttgtgacatttgtggGAGGGGCCAGCATCACGTTCATTTACAAACACAGatgagggaaaaaacaacaaaaaagaaatgacctaaaatgacacGCACGCACCTCCTTGGAGCCGTGCGCTGATTGGGCGGCGGCGATCAGAGGCGGGGCGACGCCGATGGAGCtgggaggaggaagaggcggGGCAAGGAGGCGCTTGCGAGCGGCGCGATCGGCTGGTCTCTTGGTCCGCCCGTGCCTGCGAGTCACGTGACGCCACGATGAcgacgccaaatgattgacagcCCCGAAAGACGACCTTTCCACTCACCTGAGGTCCACGTCGGACGCTTGCGTGTAACTgaccagacaaaaacaaaaacaaaaacaaaaacgagcgTCAGCTTCGTTATGCAAATGAGGCAGCGAGGACCAAGCAACCAACCAGTGATCGATGGCCAGACTGGGCGGGGCCGTGCGGTCCCTCAGGGGCCGCCAGGCGTTCCAGCCGGTCCCGTCACTCGACGTCGCCGCCGCCACCGTCGCCACGGCAACCAGGGAGAGACGCAGCAGgggggcggcgcccggcccCCCGCCGCCTTCGCACACGGGAGGAGGCGTGAAGTCGGAAAAGCGCCATTGGCGGCGGGAGGCGGGGCAGGCCTGTGATTGGCCGCTCGCCGCTCGCAGGAACGCCAAAACGTCATCTTCACCCCACAAactgaaacaacaaaaatacaattcacttgtaagttaaaaataaataaataaataaatacataataataataatatatattataacaattttaaatcatttaataatatataaataaatatatatatatataaaacataaaaaaatgtaatatttaaaaaattattttaattaaatatatatataattttaaataaattgtacaataaaatatttgttgacATTCTTGCtcacataaaagtgaaaaatatgAGACTAATAATATGgtaatcatttttttatgatgaaGCCGCCGAgtaggtcaagtcaagtgttGCTTCCCGTCGGCACCTGCATCCGTTGCGCCTGCTGCCGATGCCGACGTCCTTCGGCGACCGCTCGCCTTCCTGGCGTCTTGCGGGGTCAAAGGTGAAGAGCGCGAGCGGCGTGCGGTCGGCAGTGGCTCCGCCTCCCGCCTGGCAGACGACGGCCATGCGGCCGACGAACCTCCCGCGCTCGTCGCCTTCCCTTTTctcgtcctcgtcgtcgtcgtcgtctctggggctcctcctcctcctcttgatGCCCCTCCCCTCCAGCCCGCTCTTGCGCTCCGATTGGCTGCAGTCCAGTGCCAACGAAGACCACGGACGGGAAGCGCAAACGCGGCTTGCAGATGCGGCCGCAGCtacggaagaagaagaagaagaaaacacgcTCGCGTTGACTCCCCCTGGTGGTGGAGGGGCGTGTGTAGACTTTTCCCGTGTTACCTTTGTGGGCGTGGTCTTGCGCGTGGGCCCGCCTCgtgctcttcttcctcctcctcgtggCGCCGCTTCTCTCCAGGGCGTCGACGCGGCGGCCCAGCGACACCAGGGCGCCTCGCAGGAGGCGCCGCACCTCCATCCTGTGGGCGGCCAGGAGGCGGGGCAACAGCGTCGCGCACGCGCAGCTGAGCTGAGGACCCGGATGCGATCGCGGCGGCGGACCGTCCTCAGGCGAAACTgcaagacggacggacggatccAGTATCACAAACAACATTCGGACATTGTGGACCgcctacacatttttttgttttgtttttttacaggcaGCCGGCCGGGCTCCATTTTGGAAAAGCCGTCTTTCCAAATGTCACCAACTACTTCCTGGGTCACAAACAGGGTTATTATACTTTTGGAACTTTTCAAatcagttagttttgattttgtttttttataatttatttttaagtagttttagttatttatttaataaacgcttcgttttagtttagtttgtttcagtattagtttaaaaagaaaaatgtgtattacttgcccaatatttaaaaaaacaaaaacagcatgggagtgacatcatcttttggtgcttttctattggctgctgcgagatgacgcaACTTGTGTGTGAcaaactttcaaacgtcctgattctgcttcatatcaaaataaatggacttcaaatcatatttaaaaagcATCCCCAAAcactcatgcattcaattcattaccaaagacgaaaacaaaagacatttttgttacatttatagTTTGTGTTTTAGTCTTGTACATCAaaagtagtttcagttagttttcgctttttttaaaaagcatttttgtttttattttacttcgttaaaattattattattttatttgcgttgtttcgttagttttagttcactaaaataacccgGGTCACAAAACAGTATTTGTTGGAAAGAGAATTCAAAGAGTTTCAAATCTGAAAAAGATTGCTGAGGATTTTCATAAACTTTTCTTTGAGTTGACCGTGAAGATCTTCAACAAATTTTTGTGCATTTATATTCTCAAACATATTCAACCTTCTTTTcacaaaacatgaaatattcaaatttcaATGAAACTTTTTGACTCCTCACTGCTGCTCtctctgaattttttttcccgacaagaCGAAACCCGAACACTGCCGCTTTCTATTTTCATCTTctcattttttgtattattcagGTTCGCCTCACACACGTACGCGTTGGCGTGCTTCCGCTTCCGTAGACGTCCTTGTCAGCCAATGAGAAGGCAGGCTGAGGCGTCACTCCCGGCGGGGGGCGGGACAGCATGACGTctggggaaaacaaacaaacatttaaaatgacgtTTGTGATGACGCCACACCTTAAGCAAAACTGTCCTAGGACTTCTCGCGAGATTTGCCCCCAGCCCGCTAAGCATCGCCAAGTGGCATGGAAGCTAACATAGctcgtaaaaaaattaaaaaaaataaaaatctatatatgtatatatgctgAAAAGTCAAACGACGCGAGAGCAgctggaaaacaaaacacacacacacttgacgACCGTTatggcgagagagagagagagagaaaaaaaagccgcaAAGTGTAGTGCTAGCAAGCCGCAGCTGGCTGCCATTAGCATCCGTAACAAAGCTGACTTTTTGGAACACCATTTGTACCTGACTGTGTGGAGGCGGGTCAGCAAACTTCCCGAACTGTTCCCAATGTCATTTGAAGACGGTCGGGGGCGGCAAAAAGTCATAAAATAAAAGGATTTTCCCCCCAGAAGAATCAGAGACCCCAGCGCAGCGGCGTTAAGCTCTTCCCAAGCAACTTCCGTCCCATTTTTCGAAATAAAAGATTTCAAATACAGGAGATTGAACGACAATCAAACTGTAACACTAGCATAAGTAACTACGATAATCTTATCGTGTGGAACAAGTAGCTACTTGTAAATACAGGGTCAAATATTGGTCCTAATTAAATTGTCAATACATTTTGTGTCAGGAGGCATTCGTTAGGTTTCCGAAATGTCGGCCGCTTATGCGCATGCGTCTTCTGCTCcgtgtttaaatgtttaaactgaCCTTTTTTCGCCTTTTTTGTACTGCTCTTCTGTCGATGTCGCACGTGAGACATTTTCCAACTCGTTTCACGCTAAATGCTGTAGACACGAGTCAAAGACGACGTGTGTTAACATTTCTAGCGGCTCGTCACGACACTTTAGTGTTAAAGTACAGCACGAAACTTTCATATAGACAACACGTCGTTTAATTTGATGTTTAATTAATCAGCAATGTGTCGTCACCCACGTACGCACGCGGGCCGAAATCCTCGTGTGATAAAATTTGGATTctttcttaaaaataataataataaaataaaaaaaatcaccaatccAGCCAAGTGTGCTGTAATCATTTCATGTTGAAAATGTCTGACGTTATCACAATGTCTACTGTtaaaaagtggggggggggtggggggggttaaGTAATCCTAAAACTTGGTGGCGTGCAACATAATTTCTCCAACTGAATAAGTCGCTCAATTAATATTTGACAAAATATGGAGTCTGTTCCATTTATAGTAACGGCGGCCAAATTTATATGCAACTTTAGTGTTCACTAACTCAGCGGAAATGTCAAAAGAGTTACTGGAAATGTTTGCATGAAAAGAAAAGGTCAGCAATgtcgacaaataaaaacagcaaaagggCGGTCTGGATGTGACGTCGACAGCAGAACAATGCAATTGTCTTCCACGAGATGGCACTGTTTAACTTCTGCAGGTTCTTCTCAATACCAATTTATTTTGGGATAAAACATTAGACATGTTTTGTGCCAACTTTCCGTGTTTGTggagagcattttttttaaaaattaatttttgctgcaatgaatcatcaatttcattcatttcagtggAGAAATGAGTTTTGATATACGAGCAGTGTCGTACAGCAAGGCAGCGAGAGAATACATTTTGTGAGATTTGTCAAATACGTAAGGCGTATTATGGAcacgtattattttttttatagagagCGGGGTcaatattccgagaaaaaaaacccctcaaatttgtgtctttctaaagtgtcaaatttgcaagtttatagTGTCAGACGTGTCGAATGTGCTGTTctccgtcattcacttgcattcaCATGCTGAAGTCATTGCTcgtttctgattggttagtgctcGTCAGCTGATAGGAGATCAGGAAGTGTTCTCGCTGCCGTGTGTGACGAGTAAAGTTGAAAAGATTGAATCAgtctccatcctgccttttcaGTTTATAAACAGTgtcccattaaccaccaaccaatcctcaaaagttttttttttttttttctcgccaaTCTGCCACTTcacaaactcgcaaatttgttaCTTTCTAAACTCACGAATGTAcgattttttttctcggaatattgccccaccctctaaaaatatacatttataaatggccctaatacgccatcgTAAATGTGAAATCAGGTGccttttttctttacatttctGTAGGACATTTTCAGGGATTGCCATTCAAAGTTCACCAAAACCAAACACAGATGTAGCTCCGCCCCTTTTGGGGTGGGAGTGCAAAGATGCAGGACAAAAAAGGTGTTGAGCCTAAAAGGTTGACTTTTATTCTTGTATTATGtcggcaaaaacatttaaattaataagttAGGCGTTACAGTGTTTGTCAGTGAAAACATCAACAACGTCCACACGACGGCGTCTTCATCTTCTTcggggaggggcggggccaTGCAGGAAGACCAGCTAAGCGCTACACATCGTTAGTGGTAGAAAAACACGGACGCCGGCCTGACTGACGGACGGCCCGAGTCTGGCCAATAAGGAGAGCGGGGATAgctagggggcggggcttcaatCGAGCGGCTTTCATACGGACGTGACGATGTAGGATCCGCGttctccgccgccgccgccgctcccTCCCCCTTCGCCGCCCTTGGGCTCCCTCTTCTTGGTGACGGGCGTGGGGATGAGCGAGGGCCGTGTGGgcgtggcggcggcggtggtggcgggcggcggggcCGGCTCAGGGTTGCCCTTCCTGGGACTGGGCGTGTAGTTGAAGGGGCTGACCCTCGCTGCCACGGCGCCGCTACGCTGCTGAAGGCGTTGCGGAGGCGGCGGCGCCGCCGGCTTGTCGTCCAGGCTGTCGCAGCTGCGGCGAAGGTTCAGGttggaggacgaggacgaggcagaggaggaggggattttggaggGGGCGGGGATAACGGGCGGAGCGTTGGGCGAGCGGGCGGAGCACGAGGACGCCGAGCGCGGGTTGTTGACGGGGCAGTCCTCTAGACGCACCCACACTTCCTCCGCGTTGCCGGTTTCTCCCGCGCCGCCGAAAGCTCCTCCCACGCCGGCGCTTTTGGCTCGCCTCCACGTCCCCTTGGAGCGGccggcggccgccgcctcctcttcGCTCCGCCCCTTCTCGCTGGACTCGGACGAGGCCGACAGAACGGAGGAGGAGCTTCCGGCGCGCTTCCAGGTGCCCACGCGAGGCAACGAGCCGGAATGTTTGCTCTCGCGCTTCCAGGTGCCCGTGCGACTCAAGCGCGAGGCGGCAGAGCCGGCGGCGTCCGGAGGTCGCGACGGACTCTCCGACTGCGAACGGACGGcgtccggcctgcgggtcgccgCCGCGACTGGCGCCGGCGCACTCGCAGCGGACTCTTCCAGCTTCCTCTTCAGCGTGGGACTGGGCGCCTCTTTGATGAACGTGGACTGGCGGACGAGCGTGGGTTTCTCCGGTTCAGCCTTCTCCTTCTTTTGGACATTGGTTGAAACCCTCACCGCCGCTGCTGCGCCGGGTTTGGCGGCAGATTTTTGGGCGGCTGGCGACGCCGTGCGCGGCAGCTGCGAGGGTCTCCCTCCTCTCTGAGAGGAACGTGAGGGCGTGGAATCCCGCGACGAGTCGCCGCCGCTTCCGGGCGCTTTGGCCGTCGTGGCCGCTCTGGGTTTGCTCCGCCCCCTGGCGGCCAGTTCCGTCCGGGGCTTGCCAGTAATCAGACTCCGGTAGACCTTCTTCCCGCCCCTCACCGCcttcagctcctcctcctcctcctcctcgttgtccttcttctttttgtcaTCCGCCGAGGGTTTGACCACCCTGGCGCCTGGCTTGGACTCCGCCCCTTCCTCGTGGGGGACGCTGCTGGGTGTCGGCAGGTGGAACGGCGAACCCACGGACTTGAGGGACAGCACCGAGTCGGAGTCGGAGGAACCTTGGCGGGAAAGTGACGAGGCGGCGGCAGCAGCGTTGAGGCTGCTGACGATGGAGTTGGCACCTTCCTGAATGGCCTTCCAGTCGAAGGACTCAGAGTCGGGGGAGGCAGGGCTCCGCGGAGGCTCCTCCTCTGCCAGAATGTCGTCCTCCTCTTTGGGCACGGGAAGCGGCGCGGCggcgctttttttcttcttcttgggcATGGCGGAGCTGATGCACTCCTGCAGGAGGTCGTCTTCCGAGTCGATGCTGAGCGAGCTGAGCGACGAGTTCCTGGAGAAGCAGACAGGCGTGTCCTCCACGTGGAAGGCTTTGGGTGTATATGCGCACGGTTTCGCCGGAGcgagcggcggcggtggcggctcGGCATGGTCCGGCCGttggtggggggcggcggcggcaaattcgttgttgttgttctccTGGTCGATGTCGCTGAGCGAGCTGAGCGATGAGTTCCGGGAGAAGCAGACGGGCGTGTCCTCGATGGCGAACTTCTGCTTCTCGTCCGATGCTGGCGGGTTGGCGCCGCTTTTGCTCGGCGGGAAGGCGGGCGCCGCTTTCTTGTCAGGCTCGCGCCGCTTATCTTCGACTTCCGGTTTCCGGTCCTCGTCCCGTTTCCGCTCGTCATCATCGTCAAAGTCGAGCGAGCTGAGCGAGTCGTTGCGCGAGAAGCAGCACGGCGTGCCCTCGATGGGCGTGTAGTGACGCGGCGAATCCAAGGCGAAGCCTGGCTTGACTTTGACCGAGGTGGCGGCGCGCTGGGTGGGCTTCACCGGTGACGTCGGCTTGTGCGGCGCGGCGGGAAGTCCGACGGCCTTCTTGAAAAGGGGTGGGGCctgaggtggaggaggaggaggggctcGGGCCGGCCCGCCGCCGGAGGAGGAGCCTCGAACGGGCTTCCTGGGTTTGGCTTTGGGCATGGCGGCGCTGATGCACTCGGCCAGGATGTCGTCGCCATTCTCGCCCTCCGGAGGTGCGGCGTGGCGCGCCTGCGAGGAGGGCGGGGCGGCGGAG comes from Festucalex cinctus isolate MCC-2025b chromosome 15, RoL_Fcin_1.0, whole genome shotgun sequence and encodes:
- the LOC144002842 gene encoding uncharacterized protein LOC144002842 isoform X1; amino-acid sequence: MSHVRHRQKSSTKKAKKDVMLSRPPPGVTPQPAFSLADKDVYGSGSTPTLSPEDGPPPRSHPGPQLSCACATLLPRLLAAHRMEVRRLLRGALVSLGRRVDALERSGATRRRKKSTRRAHAQDHAHKAAAASASRVCASRPWSSLALDCSQSERKSGLEGRGIKRRRRSPRDDDDDEDEKREGDERGRFVGRMAVVCQAGGGATADRTPLALFTFDPARRQEGERSPKDVGIGSRRNGCSLWGEDDVLAFLRAASGQSQACPASRRQWRFSDFTPPPVCEGGGGPGAAPLLRLSLVAVATVAAATSSDGTGWNAWRPLRDRTAPPSLAIDHCYTQASDVDLRHGRTKRPADRAARKRLLAPPLPPPSSIGVAPPLIAAAQSAHGSKEPGKRVSQIRIRRTSPRETPLTPMGLPKVKRLKKKEFSVEEIYTNKNYKSPNSNRSLETIFEEPQEKDGALHLIGQQRRRRLLLFPDFTQPRKRKRTQGVGLSMAATAPRKRAVRRQYRAAGPGADDGAGDPSDLDVMLVERLSALEDFLTRQGLDV
- the LOC144002842 gene encoding uncharacterized protein LOC144002842 isoform X2; the encoded protein is MLSRPPPGVTPQPAFSLADKDVYGSGSTPTLSPEDGPPPRSHPGPQLSCACATLLPRLLAAHRMEVRRLLRGALVSLGRRVDALERSGATRRRKKSTRRAHAQDHAHKAAAASASRVCASRPWSSLALDCSQSERKSGLEGRGIKRRRRSPRDDDDDEDEKREGDERGRFVGRMAVVCQAGGGATADRTPLALFTFDPARRQEGERSPKDVGIGSRRNGCSLWGEDDVLAFLRAASGQSQACPASRRQWRFSDFTPPPVCEGGGGPGAAPLLRLSLVAVATVAAATSSDGTGWNAWRPLRDRTAPPSLAIDHCYTQASDVDLRHGRTKRPADRAARKRLLAPPLPPPSSIGVAPPLIAAAQSAHGSKEPGKRVSQIRIRRTSPRETPLTPMGLPKVKRLKKKEFSVEEIYTNKNYKSPNSNRSLETIFEEPQEKDGALHLIGQQRRRRLLLFPDFTQPRKRKRTQGVGLSMAATAPRKRAVRRQYRAAGPGADDGAGDPSDLDVMLVERLSALEDFLTRQGLDV